The Catenulispora sp. MAP5-51 region GAGAACATGATCGGCCGCCGCCGCGACTCCGGGGCCCCGCTGGACGGCGCGGCGGAGCACGACACGCCGGACTACCACGCGGACCCCAACGGCTTGGCGATCCCCACGAACGCGCACATCCGGCTGGCCAACCCGCGCACCCCGGCGACCAGCGGTCAGCAGATCCTGCGGCGGGGCTACAACTACGAACGCGGGCTGGATCTGAACGGCAACCTGGACATCGGGCTGATCTTCTGCTGCTACCAGCAGGACGTGCAGCGTCAGTTCCAGGCGGTGCAGGAGCGGCTGGCCGGCGAACCGCTGGTCGACTACATCCAGCCGACCGGTGGCGGCTATTTCTTTGCGCTGCCGGGGGTGCGGGATGGCGGGGACTACTTCGGGTCCGGGTTGGTAGAGAGCTGAGACAGCTGTCACGATCAAGAGATGGCATCCGAGGCAGCACGGCTCCAGCCCGACGCGCTCAATCCGCTCAAGCCGCTCCAGCCGTTCCAGCCGCTTCGCCGTAATCGGGACTTCCTGCTGTTGTGGGGCGGCCAGACGGTGAGCGAAGTGGGGTCGCAGATCTCGGTGCTGGCGCTGCCGCTCGTCGCTTTGGTCGTCCTGAAGGCCAGCGCGCTGCAAGTGGCGCTGTTGTCGGCGGCGGCGACGAGCGCGTTCCTGCTGATCGCGTTGCCGGCCGGGGTGTTGGTGGACCGGCTTCCGCGGCGCCGGTTGATGCTGTGGTGCGATCTGGCGCGGGTGGTGCTGCTCGGGTCGGTTCCGGTGGCGCAGGTCGCCGGGGTGCTGACGTTGGGGCAGTTGTACGGCGTGGCGCTGCTGTCGAGTGTGTGCACGGTCTTCTTCTCGGTGGCGTATCAGAGCTACCTGCCGACGCTGGTCCATCGCGACCAGCTCATGGAGGGCAACGGGAAGCTCAGCACGTCGCAGTCGGTGGCGCAGATCGCCGGGCCGGGGCTCGGCGCGGCGCTGGTGGGAGTGATCGGCGCGGCCAAGGCCATGGCGGCCGACGCGGTGTCGTACGCCGTGTCGGCGGGGACGCTGCTGGCGATCCGGAAGGCCGAGCCGGGGCCTCGGGACGTCGCGGTCGGCCGCGTTCGCATGCGCACGCAGATCAGGGAGGGGCTGGCTTTCGTGGCCCGCGATCCCATCCTGCGCCGCGCGGTGGCCTGGAGCGGATCGGCGAACTTCTTCGTCATCATGGTCGAATCCCTCGGCCCGGTGTTCCTGGTCCGCACCCTCCACCTGCGCCCGAGCTACGTCGGCCTGATGCTGGCGGCCGGCGCGTGCGGCGGCGTGGTGGGCGGCCTGACCGCCGGCCGGCTGGCGAACAAGGTGGGATCGGCGCGCATCAGCTGGCTCTCGATGACCGTGTTCGCCCTCCCCGGCCTGCTGATCCCGGCCGCCGGCCCCGGCCGGCTGAGCCTGCTGTTCGCAGCCGGCTGGACATCCTGGACCTTCTCGGCGACCGTCTGCGGCATCGCCCTGACCAGCTACCGTCAGGCCACCTGCCCCCCGGACCTCCTCGGCCGCGTCAACGCCGCCTCCCGCTGGGTGACCTGGGGCACCCTGCCCCTGGGCGGCATCGTCGGCGGAGCACTGGCGGCGACGGTGGGCGTGCGCACATCGCTGTGGATCGCGACGGCCGGGGGCTGCCTGTCAGGGCTCTGGCTCTTCTTCTCGCCGCTGCGGGGGATGCGCGACATCCCCGAGCCTGCGGGTGCGTTGGTCGGGGCCCGGTGATCTGGCGCTGGGGCCTCGACCACGAAGACAGCCCGGTCGCGCTCGAGTACCCGCCCGGCCGCGGGGACGTGGCGAACGCCTTCGAGTGGTACTTCGACGGCTTGCCCCACGAGGACCGGGACGCTGTGCGGAGCATTCTTCCCGTCTGGCACAGCCTGCTGGCCGAGCATGGGCCGAACTACTCGCTGAGCACCAACAGCGCCGGTGCGATCCGGCGGGGGCCGGACACGGTCGAGCTGAGTTCGTTCTTCAAGCACTTCGAGCCGGTCGTGATCTCGAATGCGCTGTTCGAGGAAGTGGTCGCGGCCTACCAGGACTTCGCTGAGCACGACGAGCGCTACACGTAGCCGCGTGCCTGGCCTCCGAGCCAAGCGAAGAGGAGCCCGATGCGGGGTGCGAATCCCGCCCGACTCCGGAGGCGCCTGGGGATGACGCGTCCTCGCGGGCGAGACGACCCTGACGCATCAGGACTCCTCCTCGCCACGCATTCGCCGTTGCACATCGCGAATGCGGTCGGCCGCGCGGAAAGGGGGTCCGGGGCGGCCGTGGTCCTGATTGCCCGGATCACGGGGTTCAAACGGCCCGCGCGTCGGCGGGATTCGAAACGGGGCCGTTTAGTTTCCGCAGAACCGGTCACGCACTGGTACAGGCTTGATCGGGTAGCACCGTCACCTGCCAGGACGGCGCGAAAGCCGAGCTCCTGGACATGCCGCGCTGGAGGAATCGATGAGCAGAGGGGATTCGATGAGCGAAGAACGGAACCGGGCAGCGGCCCTCGACTCCCTGATCAAGGCCGGCCCCGCCTTGCTCCGCGACCTCTACGACCTGCCGGAGCCCATAGCCTCGGTCTACTTCAGCATGGCCGATCCCACCGGAGACGACGTGGCCCTGCGCCGCCGCATGGTCCGGCACCACCTGCTGCGCGCCGCGACCGGCACCGTGGTGCTGGGTGCCGTGGAGGAGGCGCTCGGCGATGTGCCGCAAGGACCGGGAGCGGTGGCGGTCTTCGTCGGGCGGGACGGCTCGGTGCGGACGTTCACCATGCCGGAGGCGGATCTGACGACCGATCGGGTCAGCAGGTCGGCGCTGCCCGAGGTGGTTCCGTTCCTGCGCTGGCAGCAGTATCGGCCGGCCTATGTCCTGGCCGCCCTGGGCCGCACGGGTACGGAAGTCTCGGTGCGGCACTCGCCGTGGAGTGAGGTCACGACGATCACGGTGCCGGCTCCCGGCGACGGCAACGGCAACGGCAACGGCAACGGCGCATCCGAGGCCGTCACCGATGCGCTGTCGAGTTCCGGCGCACGCCTGCTCATCGTGACCGGTGACGCGCGGGCGGTGCAGTCCTTCCAGGGCAGGCTTCCCGCGTGGGCGCTCCAACGCGTCCAGGTGGAGGCCGTTCCGGAAGAACGGCGCACGCAAGCAGACCGGGGAAAGACGACGCCGGTCGACCTCGCCGCGATGGTGGATGCCCGGTTGCGGGAGACCGTGGCGGCCGTGATCAACGGATCGGACCCGGAGAACGGCGGCGACGCCCCCGCCGGCCAGGGCGTGTCCGAGGTGATCCGCGCGCTGGCCCGGGGTGAGCTGCGGGAACTGCTGGTCGGCAGCGGCGGCGCCGAGGACTCGGCCTGGTTCGGCCCCGGCCCCACCGACATCGCCGAGACCGCCTCCGGCCTGGACGTGCCGGACACCGAGAAACGGCATGGACCCGTCGCCGACGTCCTGATCCGCGCCGCCACGCTCACCGACGCGGAGGTGGCGATCCTGCCGGTGGAGATGTCCGAGGCCCTTCACCAGGGCGTGGGCGGGATCCGACGCTGAAACGAGGTACGGAGCGTGTCATGGATGCCAGCCACGCGACGTATGCCGCCGAGCGTTCGACCCGGACCCCGTGGATCATGGTGAGCGCGGTGATCGCCGCCGCGGTCCTGTTCGGCACAGCGCTGATCGTGGGCAACGGGGTGCTCATCGTCGTCGCGATCGCGATCGTGGTGAGGTCGGCGAGGAGGAAGCAGAAGACGCGAAGGAGTGATCATGGGCACCGCCCTCACCACCGAAGTCCTGGACTCCCGGTCCAGCCTTCCGGAGATCGCCGAGCTCGGTCAGCAGCTGCGGGTCGACGGGATCCGCGCCAGTACCGCGGCCGGCTCGGGCCATCCGACCTCCAGCATGTCGGCGGCCGATCTGATGGCGGTGCTGATGACCCGCTACCTGCGCTACGACTGGTCCGATCCGGACGATCCCGGCAACGACTGCCTGATCTTCTCCAAGGGCCACGCCTCGCCGCTGCTCTACGCGATGTTCAAGGCCGCCGGCGTGGTCACGGAACGCGAACTGCTGGAGGACTACCGCCGGGCGGGCAGCCGCCTGCAGGGCCACCCGACGCCGGTCCTGCCCTGGGTCCCGGCCGCGACCGGCTCGCTGGGCCAGGGCGTCGGCATCGGCGTGGGCATGGCCCTGGGCTGGCGCTGGTCCGAGCACAGCGGGCGCCACATGTGGATCCTGTGCGGCGACGGGGAGTTCACCGAGGGCTCGGTCTGGGAGGCCCTGTCCATGGCGGCGCGGCTGGGCCTGGCCCACGTGACCGTCATCATCGACGTCAACCGGATGGGCCAGCGCGGCCCGACGACTCTGGAGTGGGACACGGCCGGGTACGCGCAGCGGGCCGAGGCCGTCGGCTGCCACGCGATCGTCATCGACGGCCACGCCCTGCCCGAGATCGACGAGGCGCTGCGCTCGGCGTCGAGCAGTCTGAAGCCGACCGTGATCGTGGCCCGGACGCACAAGGGCCGCGGGTTCCACGAGGTCGAGGACAAGGAGGGCTGGCACGGCAAGGCGCTGCCCGCCGAGATGGCCGAGCGCGCGATCGAGGAGCTCGGAGGGATCAGGGGCCTGACGGTCCAGGGTCCCGCGCCGGAGCCTCGCGATGACGTCAGGGAGGTCAAGCGGGGCGGTGACAGCCTGGAGGGCCGGGAGCCCGTGCGTCCGACGTTCCCCATCGACAAGCCCGCGGCGCCCCGATTGGGCTTCGGCAAGGGGTTGGCCGCGCTCGGCGTGAACCCGAAGGTCGTGGTGCTGGACGCCGAAGTCGGGAACTCGACGTACACCGAGGAGTTCGCGAAACAGCACCCTGAGAGATACGTGGAGTGCTACATCGCCGAACAGCAGATGCTCGCGACGGCGGTCGGACTGGCGGCGGACGGCTACCGCCCCTTCGCCGCGACCTTCGCGGCCTTCCTGACCAGGGCCTACGACTTCATCCGCATGGCCGCGGTCTCGAACGTCGACCTGGCGCTGGCCGGCACCCACTGCGGTGTCGAGATCGGCCCCGACGGCCCGTCCCAGATGGGCCTGGAGGACCTGGCGATGATGAGGGCCGTCCACGGATCCACGGTGCTGTACCCGGCCGACGCCACGAGCGCCGCGGCACTCACCATCACGATGGCCGGCCTGCCGGGTATCAGCTATCTGCGAGCGACCCGCGGCGCGTACCCGATCCTCTACGACGCCGACGAGGACTTCCCGGTCGGCGGATCGAAGACGCTGCGGGAGACCGAGCACGATCCCGTGACGCTGCTGGGCGCCGGGGTCACCGTCCACGAATGCCTGAAGGCGGCGCAGATGCTGGCGCACGACGGCATCTCGGCCCGCGTGCTGGACCTGTACTCCGTCAAGCCGATCGACGTCGCGGCCCTCATCCGGGCCGCCACCGACAGCGAGGTGCTGGTGGCCGTCGAGGACCACCACCCCGAGGGCGGTTTGGGCGAGGCCGTGCTGAGCGCGCTCGCCGCTGAAGGCGTTCCGGTGCGGCGGTTCGGCCACCTGGCCGTGCGCATCATGCCCGATTCGCGGGAGCCGGCCGAGGAGCTTGAGGCGGCCGGCCTGTCCGCGGAGCACATCGTGGCGGCGGCCGGGCGGCTGCTGGCGGGGAGCGGGGCTGAGGCTCGGGCTGAGGCTGAGCGCGGATAGCCTCGGCGTTCACCCGACAAGGCTGGCGCCACTGACTTCGGTGGGTGCGGGTGCGGGTGCGGTTGGTGGGTTGACTTTAGAAGCTTTTTACGGCTTCGCGCATGGTTTGCGGGATCCGTTGGGGGGCGCGGTCGTAAGGCGGTGGTCGGGGCTACGTTGGCGGCTGATGGTCTGGGCAGGTGGTGCTGGCTACCCACACCACCGCCGCCCCGCGTCAGCCCCGCACGTGGAGTCCGAATCCGGTCCGGCCGGCCGGTTCCAGCCCTTCCTTCAGCTGCAACGAGGGGATCTCGTAGTCGCCGAAGTTCTGGCGGCGGAAGGTGATCGGCTCGGTCGTCTCCAGCGTGAGCAGGCGCTGTTGCCAGGCCTTGGCGGCGTCGGGGTAGTTCTCGTCGGTCATTCGGTCGGTGCCGTACAGCACGAACGGGGGCAGGACCTCGATGCCGGGGTAGTACAGGATGCCGTGTTGGATCGGGAACAAGAGGTCTTCGATGGGGCCGTTGATTCCGCGCGCGGCGTAGTGCGACTCCGGGCCGCCGGCGGTCACCGACAGCAGGGCTCTGCGGCCGACGAGTGTGCCCTCGCCGAAGCGTTCGCCGTACTGGGTGTCGTTGTGCTCGCCGACGCCGTAGGCGAAGTGGTAGGTGAAGACGCGGTCCACCCAGCCCTTGAGGATCGCGGGCATCGCGTACCACCACAGGGGGAACTGGAAGACGATCGTGTCGGCCCACAGCAGCTTCTTCTGCTCGGCGCGGACGTCCGGGGTCAGGGTCCCGGCGTCGAAGGCGCGGCCCGAGTCCAGGGCGACCTTGAGGGGATGCGAGGCGTCGGGGCCGTAGTCCGTGGCGTCCACGGTCGCCTTCCAGTCCATGGCGTACAGGTCGCTCACCTGTACCTCGTGGCCGGCGTCCTCCAACGTGGAGACCGCGAGGTCCTTCAGCGATCCGTTGAGGGACTTCGGTTCCGGGTGGGCGTAGACGATCAGTGTCTTCATGAGCACTCCTGAGTTCGGGTGCCTTCGATTCTGAGCACGGCGGCGCCCGGTATTCAGGGGCGCGGCTTCCCACGGCTTGGAGTTCCCATGGCCTGGAGTTCCTGGTACCGGCAGGACCACCCTCGCGCGGTCTCAGGGCGCGGCGCGGAGGTCATACTGAGGGCATGGACGATCTTGCTGGATTCCTGCGGACCCGGCGTTCCCGGGTCGACCCGGCGGTCGTCGGCATTCCCGCGGACAGCCGTCGGCGGGTGACGGGGCTGCGCCGCGAGGAGGTCGCGCACCTATCGGGGGTCAGCGTCGACTACTACGTGCGCCTGGAGCAGGGCCGCGCGACCCAGCCCTCCGAGCACGTCCTGGACGCGCTGGCCCGCGTCCTCGGTCTGGACGAGACCGAACGCGGGCACCTGTACCGGCTCGCGCGGCAGCGGCGGCGCCGGGTGAAGACGCCGGGCAGCCGGATCCGGCCCGAACTGCTGCGGGTGCTGGACCTGGTCGCCGACGCGCCCGCGCAGATCATGGACCACCGCCTGGACGTGCTCGCCGGGAACCAGCTGGCCGTCCTGCTCCACGGCCGGCCGATCCCGGGGCTGAACATCGCCCGGCACATCTTCCTCGAGGAAGCCGAGCACGGCCTGTACGCGGACTGGGAGCAGTGCACCCTCGACGTGGTCGGGCACCTGCGCCTGGCCGTCGGCAAGTACCCCGACGACCCGCGCCTGGCCTCGCTGATCGGCGAGTTGGCGATGGGCAGCGAGCGTTTCCGCCGATTGTGGGCCCGCGCCGATGTCCGTGCCCGCACACACGGGCGCAAGGCCTACCGGCACCCGCTGGTCGGGTTGTTGGAGCTGCACGTGGAGAACTTCGCGCTGCCGGATGAGAGCAGCATGGAGTTGCTGGTACTGTCGGCGGCTCCGGGCAGCCCCACCGAGGACGGCCTGCGTTTGCTGGCCGGGCTGGGTGCGGACGGCGATCAGGGGGCTGCGTCCGCCGATCAGGAGCTCGCCTCCATCGTGGACACGCAGGTGTGATTTCGCTCTCTTATATGCGTCCCCGTACATCCCATGCGCATCAATAGTCTTATTGCGTCACTCCAGTCACTGAAATGCCCGACTGTCGGCCGGTCTGCATCTGTTGTCAGTCCCTTAAGGGGCAAAACAATCGCATATCGTGATGGCTACGACTTTCGTGCCGACGACAGGAGTAACCGCCCATGGCCACAGACCGGCCGAGCAGGATCGCCTTCGTATCGACGTACCTCCCGCGCCACTGTGGCATCGCCACCTTCACCCACGATCTGCGTACAGCCATGGACCAGGCGGCACCGGACATGCGGACGCTGATCTGCGCCATCGACAACGAGGGCCTGGACTACGACGGCCAGGCCGACTTCGTCATCGGCCAGCACACCATGGCGGACTATCCGGCCGTCGCCGAGAGCATCGCGCACGCCGGCGTGGACGCGGTCGTCATCGAGCACGAATACGGCATCTTCGGCGGGCCGGACGGGGACTGGATCAACCTGTTCGCCCAGCGGCTCTCCGAGCTCGGGGTCCCCTACCTGGTGACCCTGCACACCGTGCTGTCGTACCCCTCGCCCGGCCAGGCCTCGGCGCTGGGCCGGCTGTGCCGCGGCGCCGACGCGATCGCCGTGTTCACCCCGGCGGCCCGCGCGATGATCACGTCCACCGGCATGGCCACGGCCGACCGGATCTTCATAGTCCCCCACGGCGCGCCCACGGCGCTGCGCGAGGACTGGGACCGTGAGCACGTGCCCGGCCCGCGCCGGGGCACGAGTGTCGCCGGCGAGGTGCGTCCGGAGGTCGCCGAGCTGCTGGACCAGAGCGGGCAGAGCCGGATCGTCTCCACCTTCGGGCTGATCTCGCCGGGCAAGGGGCTGGAGGTGGCGATCGAAGCCGTCGCCGACCTGGCCGAGGAGCACCCCGACCTGGTCTACGTCATCGCCGGGGCCACCCACCCGGAGGTCGCGAAGCAGCACGGCGAGGACTACCGCGACCGGCTCACCGGGCTGGTCGCCGACCTCGGCGTCCAGGACCGGGTCCGGTTCCTGGACTTCTTCCTCACCGACGACGAGATCGCGGCGCTGCTGGCCGCGACCGAGGTGTTCCTGACGCCGTACCACTCCACCGAGCAGATCAGCTCCGGCGCGCTCACCTTCGCCGTGGCCGCCGGCTGCCCCGTGGTCTCCACCTCCTACCGCTACGCGCAGGACCTGCTGCGCACCGGCGCCGGGAACATCGTGGAGCCCGGCGACAGCGCGGCGTTCGCCGAGGGGCTGCGAGGCCTGCTCGCCGACCCCGAGCGGCTGCACGCCGCGCAGGCCGCCGCGCACAGTGTCGGCGCGACGCTGGGCTGGCCCTCCGTCGCCCGGCAGTTCGCCGGGGTGGTCCGGGACATGACGGCCGAGCGGGCCCGGCGGCGCGGCTTGGGCGGCTTGGGCGGCACAGCCCGGCCGGCGAGACTCGGCCGGCACGCGGACGCGGTATTCACCTGATCGGGCGCATCCGACGCCGTCGGCGGCCCTGGCGGGCCGAGGATGGGAGAAGTCTCAAGACCCGGCGCGGGCCGTCTGACCCGCGTCGCGAAGGCGGCGCCGATCCCGGTCGCGACGGCGGGTCGGGAGCGCCGAGTCGGTGAGTCTGTGAATTTGTGAGTCTGTGAGTCGGTAAATCGGTGAGTCGGTGCCGGCCGCCGGCCCGAGGCCGTGGAGGTTCGCGATGAGGAGCGAGGGCATCGTCGTCGGCTACGACCGGTCGCGGTCCGGGGACCGGGCCCTCGCC contains the following coding sequences:
- a CDS encoding MFS transporter encodes the protein MASEAARLQPDALNPLKPLQPFQPLRRNRDFLLLWGGQTVSEVGSQISVLALPLVALVVLKASALQVALLSAAATSAFLLIALPAGVLVDRLPRRRLMLWCDLARVVLLGSVPVAQVAGVLTLGQLYGVALLSSVCTVFFSVAYQSYLPTLVHRDQLMEGNGKLSTSQSVAQIAGPGLGAALVGVIGAAKAMAADAVSYAVSAGTLLAIRKAEPGPRDVAVGRVRMRTQIREGLAFVARDPILRRAVAWSGSANFFVIMVESLGPVFLVRTLHLRPSYVGLMLAAGACGGVVGGLTAGRLANKVGSARISWLSMTVFALPGLLIPAAGPGRLSLLFAAGWTSWTFSATVCGIALTSYRQATCPPDLLGRVNAASRWVTWGTLPLGGIVGGALAATVGVRTSLWIATAGGCLSGLWLFFSPLRGMRDIPEPAGALVGAR
- a CDS encoding helix-turn-helix transcriptional regulator, coding for MDDLAGFLRTRRSRVDPAVVGIPADSRRRVTGLRREEVAHLSGVSVDYYVRLEQGRATQPSEHVLDALARVLGLDETERGHLYRLARQRRRRVKTPGSRIRPELLRVLDLVADAPAQIMDHRLDVLAGNQLAVLLHGRPIPGLNIARHIFLEEAEHGLYADWEQCTLDVVGHLRLAVGKYPDDPRLASLIGELAMGSERFRRLWARADVRARTHGRKAYRHPLVGLLELHVENFALPDESSMELLVLSAAPGSPTEDGLRLLAGLGADGDQGAASADQELASIVDTQV
- a CDS encoding glycosyltransferase, with the protein product MATDRPSRIAFVSTYLPRHCGIATFTHDLRTAMDQAAPDMRTLICAIDNEGLDYDGQADFVIGQHTMADYPAVAESIAHAGVDAVVIEHEYGIFGGPDGDWINLFAQRLSELGVPYLVTLHTVLSYPSPGQASALGRLCRGADAIAVFTPAARAMITSTGMATADRIFIVPHGAPTALREDWDREHVPGPRRGTSVAGEVRPEVAELLDQSGQSRIVSTFGLISPGKGLEVAIEAVADLAEEHPDLVYVIAGATHPEVAKQHGEDYRDRLTGLVADLGVQDRVRFLDFFLTDDEIAALLAATEVFLTPYHSTEQISSGALTFAVAAGCPVVSTSYRYAQDLLRTGAGNIVEPGDSAAFAEGLRGLLADPERLHAAQAAAHSVGATLGWPSVARQFAGVVRDMTAERARRRGLGGLGGTARPARLGRHADAVFT
- a CDS encoding NAD(P)H-dependent oxidoreductase; translated protein: MKTLIVYAHPEPKSLNGSLKDLAVSTLEDAGHEVQVSDLYAMDWKATVDATDYGPDASHPLKVALDSGRAFDAGTLTPDVRAEQKKLLWADTIVFQFPLWWYAMPAILKGWVDRVFTYHFAYGVGEHNDTQYGERFGEGTLVGRRALLSVTAGGPESHYAARGINGPIEDLLFPIQHGILYYPGIEVLPPFVLYGTDRMTDENYPDAAKAWQQRLLTLETTEPITFRRQNFGDYEIPSLQLKEGLEPAGRTGFGLHVRG
- a CDS encoding transketolase, encoding MGTALTTEVLDSRSSLPEIAELGQQLRVDGIRASTAAGSGHPTSSMSAADLMAVLMTRYLRYDWSDPDDPGNDCLIFSKGHASPLLYAMFKAAGVVTERELLEDYRRAGSRLQGHPTPVLPWVPAATGSLGQGVGIGVGMALGWRWSEHSGRHMWILCGDGEFTEGSVWEALSMAARLGLAHVTVIIDVNRMGQRGPTTLEWDTAGYAQRAEAVGCHAIVIDGHALPEIDEALRSASSSLKPTVIVARTHKGRGFHEVEDKEGWHGKALPAEMAERAIEELGGIRGLTVQGPAPEPRDDVREVKRGGDSLEGREPVRPTFPIDKPAAPRLGFGKGLAALGVNPKVVVLDAEVGNSTYTEEFAKQHPERYVECYIAEQQMLATAVGLAADGYRPFAATFAAFLTRAYDFIRMAAVSNVDLALAGTHCGVEIGPDGPSQMGLEDLAMMRAVHGSTVLYPADATSAAALTITMAGLPGISYLRATRGAYPILYDADEDFPVGGSKTLRETEHDPVTLLGAGVTVHECLKAAQMLAHDGISARVLDLYSVKPIDVAALIRAATDSEVLVAVEDHHPEGGLGEAVLSALAAEGVPVRRFGHLAVRIMPDSREPAEELEAAGLSAEHIVAAAGRLLAGSGAEARAEAERG